CAACCAAAAGTAACACAAGCTGGAGGCAGGACTGCAGGAGTGGGGGACAACTGCTGGCGCTGGAACTCTTTAGAATGAGATGATGCATATCAGCAATCATCACTTCACAGGGACTGCATAGCTGAGGGAGCATCAGACCGGCACCACCACCGCTTTCTTCTTGGCGGTCTTCAGGCGGGCGCCTTTGCATCCTCCCTTCTCAACCAGGGTTGTGATCATCTTCATTGAGGCAGGGGACAGCGGCTTCTTGAAATGCTGCACATACAGTTTTTTGATATTTTCATCAAAACGGGTTTTGGTCATTTAAGAAACCAAAATTTTTAGCAAGAATTTCTTGAGCAAAATTTTCAATCTTGGTTCCAAATCTGCGCTTGCATGCCAATCGTTCACTATGTCTTTGAGGGGAGTGGAGTATCACCTTGTTGCGGCAAGGACGGCGAGAGCTCACGTCAGGGGTTGGAAGATGCGCCGCTTGGACAGGCGTGGAGAGGCCTGCCACCAGCTCGTTCAAGTTCCTGGCCCCTGGAGGCATTTCTGTAGCAGCCCCCACAACGATCTCCTGGGCGCTGGAAGGGATGAAGACTGGTGAGTACATGGAGTGCTGGATAGTGGCTTCATGGAGCATGGGGTCGAGGTGTTTTTCCAGCATGTCCAGCACCTGTCCCTGCGAGAAGATCAGTAGCTCAGGCTGCACATCatggggagaggaagaagaaaaatgcGTGGCAGTAAAATTTGCGCCCGCGTCAGGGCTCCCACTACGGCGCGGTTGTGCATTCTTGCAAGGCGAAGGAACTTGAGGAGAGGGCTGACTGAGCTGGGGATCTTGTACCTCTTCTTGGGTAGTCGGGGGTGGACGTACCTCACTTGGGGAGCGAGAGCGGTAGGAGCGGCTTCTGCCTTCAGAGGGAGCCCTTGCCCACTGCCGCCCACGCGAATCTTGAGTGTAGACCTGACGTTCACTGCCAACCGGTTCCCTGCTCCGGCTGGAGGATCGTCCACCAACACGGCTCCAGAGGGAGCGGCTCCTATGCTGGCCCTGGGAGCGCTGCTCCctgtcttcttcatcatcatcagggCCCTTTCTTGGATCaggtgtaacatcctgaaaatgtgtcattttctaatcttgcatcatgctgattcttatgttcttaataaccTTCTAGacctaggaaaatataattagcGGGACCTCCTAAAACTAACGCGCATAAAACATCTATGGTATTTAATctcttttgtgtttttcatttaaaaatatatttggtaTTTCTTGTTGGAATTCTATTTTCGAATATTAAACCTTCTTTCGACTAAAActcttttattcaaatttagtttgaaaaccatTTTTACtattatgaattatggtccaagaaatcctCCAATTTTGCCCTTGAACCTAAATCAAAGTAATTCCAATCtcattggaattaattgttagCCCATCCTTTGATCTTAAAACCATCCTTTGATTATCGatccaaatatccaaattcttccttttgatctagccaccaatttaatttctgtggcttgatttcctcttcggcacaagaatagtattattgcaaatatggtgaataattgctcttgtgctaagaaaattcCAATTTATATTCTTCACTCAACTTCCCCTTTTAGCCAAAAATATACATAATACCAATTTTAGAATTGGTATCCTATTTATTGTCTTCAACTAATTCCCTTCAATattcccaaaaatattttgaggaaTATTATTAACTTCCCTTCCTATTTGAGTGCTTCCAAATAAATTCCCTCAAACTCCACCTctaaatattgcactcaaataaattaagaaATCTCGTTTGTGAATTCTTTCCGAATTCAAATTCTTTGCAAAACCTAGTTATTCAAATCAAGTATTCAAATTAgacttctttctttttgtcatcgGGCCGAAACTCcattctttcttccttttggcccaatcccttttcttttctattttcctcctccttcttgggctgccggcccagctaagccgagccggcccaaaccAGCCCACACctcagccgagccgccgcctcctcccgtgCGCGTGTTGCGCACGGCGCACGGCGCCGCCAACGCCTTCCCTCGCTGCGAAGTAATCGGCCGCCGTCATTCTTTTCTTCACGCTACCGTCGCCGTGTCTtcctcgacctcctcctccgaaCCGCCTCTCACAACCGCCCTTCTCTCCTATAAATAGCCGGCCCTTCTCTACACACAAGccgaactctctctctcttctctctctcccatgccGGCCACTATCTTGCCATGCCCAATCTCCTTTACCGGAGCAACACTAACCAAATCCTCGCGCCACCATACTTGCCTCCCTCCGACGAACCCATTTTTCTAGTTTCCCCTTTCCTTTAGCCATCCTATAAGCCACCATCACCACTTCTTTTACTCGCCGGAGGTGAGCTCTTGTCGTCGCCGTTCCGGCCATCTCCCTCGCTCTCTCCGCCAGACACTGCCCTTCCCGGGTGCTTCGTGCTCGGGAACACGCGTggacgccgacgtcgccgccctccagcCACCGGAGCGCCGCTGCCCCGCTCGCCTTCTCCTCTCTGTTCTcacggctctctctctctggaacagagaagagaagaagaagaagacgagagaaggagagagaaaaagaaaaggggattgacaggtgggcccatcaACAGTAACTTTTCtcattttctagatttaattcaaatcctattctttagaagcccatatctcctaaaccgtagatccgattccagtgaaacttagacctaaattcatctaaattcaaactcttcattttgatatcaaatttgctattttaagattttatttgaatttccttaatttattcaaatgccatttgaataaatatttgatttaatcttataattgaatttacaatttaaacttatatttgctttccaaatattttcttttatttccaaAATGCCTTTTAGCCACTAAAAGCcgccggttggaactttacgccttccatggggacgttcgCGTGGTCTACGGACCTCAATGTCggaccgttggttgtaaagcccggcaTAAACCAAACCCAAGGTCaaagtgctgctcctggcaccccacGCCTTGATGCGTATAGCAGTTGGAGCTTCACTATCCCCTCGACCTCCATTGCACGCCGCACAGTTAGCTCTCgggctctgtgtgatcctagccgctTCGCCGCCACTCACagttgtcggagtaacacttccacCCCACTAAACCTGCACCCACCTCCTATTCTTCTAGCCGATATGTTGTCTATCGACACGGCTAGAAATGATACCAAACCTAGTCGTCATGCTACCCAACCCTAACGACGACTAGCAAACACCTAAAACCCTAGCCGATATTTATCCTACCTCGATATCGGCTTAAACAACTAAATCCTAGCCACTATTCTACCAAAGCCCAACCTTGACCCATATTAGCCACATGCCTATTTAACCATATCAACTATCCAGTATATTTCCTATCATACAAACCACGAGAGCCTCCACATAAAATTTAGAGCCTAACCGTATGCTATCCTACTCCACAATCGACTCCCATATAACTAAACCCTAGCTATTATACCACCTAAACCTACCACTAGCAAATACTAGCCCCATAATCCCTATACCCTATAAAAGAGATAGGTTATACCTTAAACCCTAGCCCTCTTAGTCGTTTATCgttttcttattattttatggcttttattgaatttggttcttcctctttctcAGTAGAGTTTATTGTATTTTGGATGGCAACCTATGGTATTTCGAGaatcggataatcaggttgcctatcttggatttatttgcgttggagcaaggcaagttattattcctctccTTTGAGCATAATTATCCTATATTCTACATTCTATTCTACGCATTAGCcattcatgattttgaatgcataatctgaacatatagcaaaccagttatatgctagcttttgcttagccctgcctagttagattgcataaaatataatgaacttagattgggacagtacgtaagatttggttgatttccaggtggctagtactgtctcggTCGATATAAGTTTACCAAGTACTTATGTCAAACGAACGAGTACGACCACagcttctagaatggggacagacctagatattatgttaattaacaatgtggtacctctgtacAGTGGTTCTTATGTAAGTCCTCGCGAAGGAGGCAAATATATGCCGCGAAGGGCAAAtgtgatatttaccgaggcgcaagTAAATATCTTGATTATCGCGCGATGTGTGTGTGAATTTATGAAAACCTGGTTGAGATGACGTGGGGTCTCTCATCCAGTTCTCTCTAAAAACCCCGGGaatgccagaactcctctcgctgctgataacgttacaTTCAAAGCgcatggggactagagttcatggaacaggtgccataattgttaataacctaatactgggccatgactaagcTAATCATTATTggcaagtcgtggactgcgggtaaagcgtacatctactgcagtatgaatatccttaaaactattcgaatagccgtgctcacggattTGAGcatcgggactcatatggtactttAGTTAGAAATATAATTCAAGATTTTCTTAAATACTGTTGCATATCAAACATGTCGGTTTCTGAATCGTTAGTTTTGGGATCCGACATCAGGCTCCCTCCTACAGGGAAGCAGGAATTCCCGGAAGCGAACACCATCATCTTCAGCACCGTACTGATAGTCGTACGCACGGGCAAGCTTGCAGTGAAGGTCTTCCAGGGTGTCAATATGAATCAGGACATTGTAAGTCCACCCCTCCTTTGGCTCCTCTGGCGGCGGATTGTGGTGCGGTTCCAGGTCCGGAAGGGGGATGTCTATGGGCAGACCTTCTTCATCAGCATTGGTGAGAGAGAAGCTCGAAGATCGCGGGATGAATTTTGGAGCGTCAGTCCAAATCCATAAGTCAAAAGTGCGGTTGTAGTTCCTGCGGTGGGAATACTCTTCAACATAATGAACGGAGCACTTTCTTCCAATGATCTTGGCTACTGCTTCATCTGTACGGGCATGCATTGGGAGCCCCTCAATGCATACTCGAGCTCTGAATCTGAAACACGCCGGGACACCATGCAAGCCTTCTTCCCACGGGCGGAAGAGATAGACTCGCCCAGACTTGGTGGCAAGCCGTGGCTGCCTCAGGATGGCATCCCTGTCACTCTGGCTGGCAcatgtgatgaaaaaatcttTAGGGTGAAACTTTGTAATCTGGATATCCGACCGCCTAATCCGGAATGCTGAACGAACATCGTCAGCAAACACATTGGGATCAACCTTGGAACCCTGAGTCCCAACTTGCCAAGCAACTATGGAGCGAGCAGAAAACTTCTGCCTCAGACGGTCAATCTCTCCTGTGGCCGAAAGAAATACAGCTTCTTGAGAGGGGCGGTCGGCAAGGTCATCCATGGTGGGAGGGACTGGGAGAGCAAAGGATGGGAGGGATTTGGGTGGGAAACGAATTGGGGCGAGTGGAGGGAAAGAAACAGTGGAGGTGTGAGGGGGTGGTGAAGGGAGGGCTGTGGATTTAAAGGATTTTCTCTTTAGGCAGGAGGAAGCGAGATGACCGTTGCCCAAACAAAACCAACAGCGAAGAGGGTCTCTGCAGTCAAGAACTCGATGGCCTTGGCGGAGACAGCGGAAGCATTTAccttccatatgcttcagaaaTCTCTCCCTCCTTAACTGTAATTGAAGTTGGTTGGTGTCCTCAGGGGAGAGAGCAGGTCTCTTCCGCCAACGATTGCTTTGACTTCTTTCCACTGTGAATCGTCGACATCAAAGCTACCTTTCAGCTGCTGTGAAACAGGAGGGATTTGAGCTGACATTTGCACTCTGCGTCCACTCTTAAGGATACGGAGATCTTTGGTTGCTGCTCCTTGGGAAACCACAGCTGGATCTGTCACTTCGACCAGATTAAAGCGCTGCTTCATGGTAGATGAACCAAGCTGCTCAGCAGGGAAGTTAAGGCAGTCGGCAAGAGGACGGATTTTCAGAGGGAGCTGCTCGTGCTGGGACTTGGAGCTAGGAAGCAAGGGGGCAGGAGTAGCAAGCACCTCGGAGTAAAGGCGACTTGCTTCGGGCAGCACCTCAGCAGGCAGATCTGAGAGCGAAGAGGATTTGCTTGGATCCTGAGTACGGAGAGTGACGAACCTTGAGTCCAATCGAGGAGATTGGCAAATCTGAGCTACAGGAGAGGATTCATTGCTGGAGATTTGCTCACTATCCGGTAGATCTGGACAGGTGGGGGAAGGGGATTTGGGCGAGGGGCAGGAGGCTAGGGTTGTGGAAGGAAGGCTGTGGAGGGGATCTGGGATGGGGAAGGTTTCTAGTGTTGGGGAGGCTAGCGAGGCAATGGAAGCGCCGGCGAGCTGCTCCGGCGAGGAGCGGAATCGCCTGTGGCGGGGGTGGGTGTCGTTGCTAAGGGATGGCGACGGAGCCATTTTTCATTGCTAGAGTGAGTCCCTACCTTGTAGCTATGGGAACTAGCATGATCATCCTTGATGTCGCATCGCTGATGCTCGGCCTCGAGACGGCCGGCGGGCGTGATGGCCAAGTTGATCCCGTGCAACACGGTGGTACAGACGAAGAAGACGCAGGTATTCACCACCTATAAGGACAAGCAGATGATGGTGACCATCCAGGTGTTCGAGGACGAGCAAAGCATGACGAGGGACAACCTGCTGCTTGGCAAGTTCGACTTCACCGGCATCGTGTTGGCGTTGAGAGGGCTGCCGCAGATCGAGGTGACCTTCGACATGGACGTGAACGACATCCTCAGCGTGTAGGCCGCGGACAAGGCCACCGGCAAGTCGGAGAAGATCACTATCTCCAGCGACAACCGACGCCTGAGCCAGAGGAGATCGACCGGATGGTGGGCAAGGCGGAGGAGTTCGCCGAGGAGGATTGGAGGCACTAGGAGCATGTCGATACCCGAAACAACCTGGAGGCCTACGTCTACAACATCAAGAATGCAGTGGACGGCAAGATGGCAGATGCcgtggagggggaggagaagtaGAAGGTGGAGAAGGCGGAGAGGGAGGCGTACGAGTAGCTAGCTGGGCGACAACCATGACGGTGGCAAGGAGGAGTACGAGGAGAAGCTCAAGGAGTTAGAGGA
The Oryza sativa Japonica Group chromosome 6, ASM3414082v1 DNA segment above includes these coding regions:
- the LOC112939334 gene encoding uncharacterized protein encodes the protein MTHFQDVTPDPRKGPDDDEEDREQRSQGQHRSRSLWSRVGGRSSSRSREPVGSERQVYTQDSRGRQWARAPSEGRSRSYRSRSPSEGQVLDMLEKHLDPMLHEATIQHSMYSPVFIPSSAQEIVVGAATEMPPGARNLNELVAGLSTPVQAAHLPTPDVSSRRPCRNKHFKKPLSPASMKMITTLVEKGGCKGARLKTAKKKAVVVPV
- the LOC107278548 gene encoding luminal-binding protein 1-like — protein: MAKLIPCNTVVQTKKTQVFTTYKDKQMMVTIQVFEDEQSMTRDNLLLGKFDFTGIVLALRGLPQIEVTFDMDVNDILSV